In Hallerella succinigenes, the following are encoded in one genomic region:
- the htpG gene encoding molecular chaperone HtpG, with amino-acid sequence MATEKKEFQTEVQDLLHLMIHSLYSNKEIFLRELISNAADALDKRRFLSLSDAKLLPENTQLKIDLSVNSTNKTLVVEDNGIGMNKEDLVSCLGTIARSGTKHFVQSLKDSDKSSVDLIGQFGVGFYSAFMVANKVEVLSRKAGEETGYLWSSDGTGSYEISDMPKQDVGTKITLYLKDGEDFQEFTTEWGVESIVRKYSEFVSYGIYLHHEPTKNDKGEMETKEPTRLNDKQALWRQSANEIKEEQYKEFYSTVAHEGGEPLAWKHSHAEGSQEFWTLTYIPSKAPFNIWQNDRINGLKLYVKKVFIMDDCKDLLPPWLRFVRGVVDSEDLPLNVSREILQSNKIITTIRKRVIKDVLDKLAEIKSKDREKYEAWWKELGMVLKEGFYMNWEHLDELKKLTLFKSTKSADKFTSLEEYVKNMPADQKEIYYLIGENKDSIAASPILEAYKNKNYEVLLLSDPIDEFMMNSLQEFDGKKFHDVSRGDVDFEKTEEEKKAEEASKTEYKDLCTDLQKTLDATIKEVRVSSRLKDSPCCLVTDEAAMSRHMERMMSAMGQSVTKSKRILEINPNHPICKMLKEKIAKKESLEDWPKALYGQAVLAEGSQLENPGEYVQAINKLLTAQLH; translated from the coding sequence ATGGCAACTGAAAAGAAAGAATTCCAAACTGAAGTTCAGGATCTTCTTCATTTGATGATCCATTCCCTGTACAGCAACAAGGAAATTTTTCTCCGCGAATTGATTTCGAATGCGGCTGACGCCCTCGACAAGCGTCGTTTCCTTTCCCTTTCCGACGCAAAGCTTTTGCCGGAAAATACACAGCTCAAGATCGACCTTTCTGTGAATTCGACAAACAAGACCCTTGTCGTCGAAGACAATGGTATCGGCATGAACAAGGAAGATCTCGTGAGTTGCCTCGGTACGATCGCCCGCAGCGGAACGAAGCACTTTGTGCAGAGCCTCAAGGATTCCGACAAGTCGAGCGTGGATCTGATCGGCCAGTTCGGTGTGGGCTTCTATTCCGCCTTCATGGTCGCGAACAAGGTCGAAGTGCTTTCCCGCAAGGCGGGTGAAGAAACCGGCTACCTCTGGAGTTCCGACGGTACAGGTTCCTATGAAATTTCCGATATGCCGAAGCAGGATGTCGGTACCAAAATCACGCTTTACCTCAAGGACGGCGAAGACTTCCAGGAATTCACCACCGAATGGGGCGTCGAATCCATCGTCCGTAAGTACAGCGAATTCGTTTCTTACGGTATCTACCTGCACCACGAACCGACGAAGAACGATAAGGGCGAAATGGAAACCAAGGAACCGACCCGCTTGAACGACAAGCAGGCTCTTTGGCGCCAGAGCGCAAACGAAATCAAGGAAGAACAGTACAAGGAATTCTATTCCACCGTCGCACACGAAGGCGGCGAACCTCTCGCCTGGAAGCATTCCCATGCCGAAGGTTCCCAGGAATTCTGGACCTTGACCTACATTCCGTCCAAGGCTCCGTTCAACATTTGGCAGAACGACCGCATCAACGGTCTGAAGCTCTACGTGAAGAAAGTCTTCATCATGGATGACTGCAAGGATCTGCTTCCGCCGTGGCTCCGTTTTGTGCGCGGCGTCGTTGACAGCGAAGACCTGCCGCTGAACGTTTCCCGTGAAATTCTCCAGTCGAACAAGATTATCACCACGATCCGCAAGCGCGTCATCAAGGACGTTCTCGACAAGCTCGCCGAAATCAAGAGCAAGGACCGTGAAAAGTACGAAGCCTGGTGGAAGGAACTCGGCATGGTTCTCAAGGAAGGCTTCTACATGAACTGGGAACATCTCGATGAACTGAAAAAGCTTACGCTCTTCAAGTCCACGAAGTCCGCCGACAAGTTCACGAGCCTCGAAGAATATGTAAAGAACATGCCTGCCGATCAGAAGGAAATCTACTACCTCATCGGCGAAAACAAGGATTCGATTGCCGCAAGCCCGATCCTCGAAGCTTACAAGAACAAGAACTACGAAGTTCTTCTCCTTTCCGACCCGATCGACGAATTCATGATGAACTCTCTCCAGGAATTCGACGGCAAGAAGTTCCACGACGTCAGCCGCGGCGATGTGGACTTTGAAAAGACCGAAGAAGAAAAGAAGGCGGAAGAAGCTTCCAAGACCGAATACAAGGATCTTTGCACCGACCTCCAAAAAACTCTCGACGCCACCATCAAGGAAGTGCGCGTTTCAAGCCGTTTGAAGGACAGCCCGTGCTGCCTCGTCACCGACGAAGCTGCGATGAGCCGCCACATGGAACGCATGATGTCCGCCATGGGCCAGAGCGTCACCAAGTCCAAGCGCATTTTGGAAATCAACCCGAACCATCCGATTTGCAAGATGCTCAAGGAAAAAATTGCAAAGAAGGAATCCCTCGAAGATTGGCCGAAGGCTCTCTACGGTCAGGCCGTTCTCGCCGAAGGTTCCCAGCTCGAAAATCCGGGTGAATACGTGCAGGCGATCAACAAGCTGCTCACTGCACAGCTTCACTAA
- the recQ gene encoding DNA helicase RecQ — protein sequence MESVERLFEFATQLLKDTFGFKTFRPAQEAVLKNLFAGKDTLALLPTGGGKSICYQIPALVLPGTCVVVSPLLALMKDQVDNLCENGVAAAALNSQVSKEEAFEIRQKAMRGELKLLYLSPERIQYELDHLLLRMEISLFAIDEAHCISQWGHDFRPEYSQLHALRERFPKTPLIALTATADSVTRKDIQTQLSIPPENVVLSSFDRPNLSLTVKLNYRKREKLNEIEKFIGKHKRQSGIVYCLSRRSTETVATELRNRGIPAKAYHAGLESAERIEIQEDFLNDRTQVICATTAFGMGIDKPDIRFVIHYNTPKNMEGYYQEIGRAGRDGLPSDTLLFYSDSDMVQLAKFAEESGEKDLQIEKLHRIEHYATSPICRRRILLSYFGEAFDHDCGNCDICKNPPQRFDGTILAQKALSAIVRTRQIENSHMIVDILRGKRSTELLEKHYDKIKTYGVGKTTPPAKWNAYLMQLVHLGVIEKSYAQDQHLSMTPYGWEILRGEKKLELALVRETESTPSKSLRTPKLATNDDDKLFQALRLLRLELAQKENVPAYVIFNDKVLTEIVAQKPTSLEDFAEIPGIGTFKCKKYGQIFVKEICRML from the coding sequence ATGGAATCCGTAGAACGCCTTTTCGAATTCGCAACCCAGTTGCTGAAAGACACTTTCGGTTTTAAAACCTTTCGCCCGGCGCAAGAGGCTGTATTAAAGAATCTTTTTGCAGGCAAGGATACGCTCGCGCTTCTCCCGACAGGCGGTGGGAAGTCTATCTGTTACCAGATTCCTGCCCTGGTGCTTCCGGGAACGTGTGTAGTTGTTTCCCCGCTGCTTGCGCTGATGAAGGACCAGGTGGATAACCTTTGCGAAAACGGCGTGGCGGCGGCCGCCCTCAACAGTCAGGTATCGAAAGAAGAGGCTTTTGAAATTCGACAGAAGGCGATGCGCGGTGAACTGAAGCTCTTGTACCTTTCCCCGGAACGCATCCAATACGAACTGGATCATCTTCTTTTGCGAATGGAAATTTCCCTGTTCGCAATCGATGAAGCGCATTGCATTTCGCAGTGGGGCCACGACTTTCGCCCCGAATATTCCCAGCTTCATGCGCTGCGGGAACGTTTCCCCAAGACACCGCTGATCGCGCTCACGGCCACCGCGGACTCGGTCACCCGCAAAGACATTCAGACTCAGCTCTCAATTCCCCCAGAAAACGTGGTCCTTTCAAGCTTCGACCGCCCGAACCTGAGTCTTACCGTCAAACTGAATTACCGCAAACGTGAAAAACTCAACGAAATCGAAAAGTTCATCGGCAAGCACAAACGTCAAAGCGGCATCGTTTACTGCCTTTCGCGCCGCAGCACAGAAACGGTCGCCACGGAACTGCGCAACCGCGGAATTCCGGCAAAGGCTTACCACGCGGGGCTTGAAAGTGCGGAACGCATCGAAATCCAGGAAGATTTTTTGAATGACCGCACCCAGGTCATCTGCGCGACGACCGCTTTCGGCATGGGCATCGACAAGCCCGACATCCGCTTCGTCATCCATTACAACACGCCCAAGAACATGGAAGGCTACTACCAGGAAATCGGGCGTGCAGGTCGTGACGGACTTCCCTCCGACACGCTTCTCTTTTATTCCGATAGCGACATGGTGCAGCTTGCCAAGTTTGCCGAAGAAAGCGGCGAAAAGGATTTGCAAATCGAAAAGCTTCACCGCATTGAACATTATGCGACAAGCCCCATTTGCAGGCGCCGTATTCTTTTAAGCTACTTCGGAGAAGCCTTCGATCATGACTGCGGCAACTGCGATATCTGCAAGAATCCCCCACAGCGCTTTGACGGTACAATCCTTGCACAAAAGGCGCTTTCCGCAATCGTGCGCACACGTCAAATCGAAAACAGCCACATGATTGTGGACATTTTGCGCGGAAAACGCTCCACCGAACTTTTGGAAAAGCATTACGACAAGATCAAAACGTACGGTGTCGGCAAAACGACACCGCCCGCCAAATGGAACGCCTACTTAATGCAGCTCGTTCATCTGGGAGTCATCGAAAAGAGTTACGCCCAGGACCAGCACCTTTCCATGACGCCTTACGGCTGGGAAATCCTGCGCGGCGAAAAAAAGCTCGAACTCGCGCTCGTCCGCGAAACGGAAAGTACCCCTTCCAAATCCCTGCGCACGCCAAAGCTCGCCACAAATGATGACGACAAACTGTTCCAGGCTCTGCGCCTCTTGCGCTTGGAACTTGCCCAAAAGGAAAATGTCCCCGCCTACGTTATCTTCAACGACAAGGTTCTCACGGAAATTGTCGCACAAAAGCCTACAAGCCTTGAAGACTTCGCAGAAATTCCGGGCATCGGCACATTTAAATGCAAAAAATATGGGCAGATTTTCGTAAAGGAAATCTGCCGCATGCTCTAA
- a CDS encoding cadherin repeat domain-containing protein — protein sequence MVGTKKISWGFYIFLVGIGCILSHAADVRPFYFENVTADASIQQQEWEKLMKYKLWGTYGMYFTNEGAISIEDTTGYNGTATGNLNLANSHHIGGPFTIGGDVELQNLYDMQLLGGPFHTLRSVKLPSWQHQNLSDTSSARFDGPYCIKGDITGPTAQGDNTVNLWKAKISKGVYQGDDYSKCPETVPEVDPLLSIPTVDFTDVIWEKGIEITSERAQTQFIHVPPDSVYTNDYGTYDKYIDKLKVSAQTTFKIYVLMPPQGRLTRIFVRDGFELDNSAHSPRIQVVYAPEGAKFDRKAFAWDTTGFTDSSKFTYITSETYAGNLMFYTTKVVNWASTDNPEYQGTFMTTDSMYIGNDFSVAGQLLAKYLRVRAPYTGNFRYVPFDPPVVDLDPTALASGKFLENNLAQEIPIHLSKTPTTVVSFNYCFVLSDEADANAMKLANAADFNTTGMPLCTVNSDGTITGDSATITFNAGSTLPTSATYITPVTDKRVEGDESFKMYVFNMSGAVLSGNKRTGSFTLYIKDADSNVPPEFSESSYDFTINENSSVKDSAGIVSAVDKNADDIPEYYISSGDSSIFAVDASTGKITLKKEVLDYESKDTTYTIYICATDGQLNSDPVKVTIHVKDVNEKPSLSDTTLTVAEDAAIGDTVGTLEAFDPDSLNVNFSTITYKIISASVSNYFKIDSKTGVITVAKSLDYEKNPTYVLTVQASDGTYADTATVTIQLLEVNEAPIAEETVVTIKEECVGCSVSKKVTASDPENDPLTYKIISDTSNVFMIDSTTGIISLRDAERLDYEKDSVYTVTVSVTDPDGLSDTTTVTIKVINAVEDVKIIHAESGDSSWTEPDTIYTNNPKVYIKWTTPDGEKDSTVVVKEDKNIITVKYQDGSDQIVIYLSTKIPVVTISASNDTSGRPSGVTIVEQKDADDPASYVRSNATIVTVSVVDSSGEKTQTAKTSFKVILDTARVSASNIKTAEQTIGKVNLKDEADLSSKVQVTHSVIGENLIQVSYDDTTSAGTVVKVSYYTDSNGKRLTDSNGEEYYEVSMTFKDADGKVVTLTYTIDATGTVKTDSDGNTIYAVGYTYEAKSSDGKKAYDVNVSYTINSKGTKTKDEDGNLIYEVSYTYTDVYGNSATATAKVIVDTILPKVKIMTPEDSTVVSNVSIEVKWTVDGIEQDTLNYQGLNDGKNLIIRTYRDKAGNEASDTVVVILKAGKLITINMEEPLVSSDPKDVEKFTSVSNSEKGTTYALSVVNAKTGKEEETQAGSSSGVSEGTGEEPYTGLTGKHLGATLSITAQAPAIDETGTLSTLESIVENGYVALDSGGGWDRTTTTVEDYVENYCSTAFQKAYDSIGTAASLYTTTISLRIWLFSTIGDYVADYSFSQNITPDYVDKSGAIQLYFEMKPDAQGYLKNAEGRKLGTGAYIFTSDVKIRSELQCELPDRKQGYIRKDDDRILSKWGYRRPKD from the coding sequence ATGGTTGGTACTAAAAAAATAAGTTGGGGATTCTATATCTTCTTGGTTGGCATCGGCTGCATTCTAAGTCACGCAGCTGACGTTCGCCCTTTTTATTTTGAAAATGTCACGGCGGATGCCTCCATTCAGCAGCAGGAATGGGAAAAATTGATGAAGTACAAGCTTTGGGGAACCTATGGCATGTACTTTACGAACGAAGGTGCGATTTCCATCGAAGATACGACCGGCTATAATGGTACGGCGACGGGTAATTTGAACCTGGCGAACAGCCACCATATCGGAGGTCCGTTCACGATTGGCGGTGATGTAGAGTTGCAAAATCTTTACGATATGCAACTATTGGGAGGCCCGTTCCATACGTTAAGAAGTGTCAAGCTTCCGAGTTGGCAACATCAGAATTTGTCGGATACATCCTCGGCTCGCTTTGACGGCCCGTATTGCATCAAGGGCGATATTACGGGACCGACTGCTCAGGGCGATAATACAGTCAATCTTTGGAAGGCAAAAATTTCGAAAGGCGTTTACCAGGGGGACGATTATTCCAAGTGTCCGGAAACGGTTCCAGAAGTGGATCCGCTTCTTTCAATCCCGACCGTCGATTTTACGGATGTCATCTGGGAAAAAGGCATTGAAATCACATCGGAGCGGGCGCAGACGCAGTTCATTCATGTGCCGCCTGATTCCGTGTACACAAATGACTATGGTACCTACGATAAGTATATCGACAAGCTCAAAGTCTCGGCGCAGACGACTTTTAAAATCTATGTGCTGATGCCGCCGCAGGGCCGTTTGACTCGCATTTTTGTGCGCGACGGCTTTGAACTCGATAATTCGGCGCACAGCCCTCGCATTCAGGTTGTCTATGCTCCGGAAGGTGCAAAATTCGATCGCAAGGCTTTTGCCTGGGATACTACGGGCTTTACGGATTCTTCGAAGTTTACCTACATCACAAGTGAAACCTATGCGGGCAACCTGATGTTTTACACGACGAAGGTGGTGAACTGGGCTTCGACGGACAATCCGGAATATCAGGGTACGTTCATGACGACGGACTCGATGTATATCGGTAACGATTTCTCTGTGGCGGGACAGCTCCTTGCCAAGTATCTGCGTGTACGAGCTCCGTACACGGGTAATTTCCGCTATGTGCCGTTCGATCCACCTGTCGTGGACTTGGACCCGACGGCTCTTGCAAGTGGAAAGTTCCTCGAAAATAATCTGGCTCAGGAGATCCCGATTCATCTTTCCAAGACACCAACGACTGTGGTTTCGTTCAACTACTGCTTTGTCTTGAGCGATGAAGCGGATGCGAATGCGATGAAGCTCGCCAATGCGGCGGACTTCAATACAACAGGCATGCCGCTTTGCACGGTGAATTCCGATGGAACGATTACGGGTGATTCTGCGACGATTACGTTTAACGCCGGCAGTACGCTTCCGACTTCCGCTACATATATCACTCCGGTCACGGACAAACGCGTCGAAGGCGATGAAAGCTTTAAGATGTATGTGTTCAACATGAGCGGTGCCGTGCTCTCGGGCAATAAGCGTACCGGTTCCTTTACGCTTTACATCAAGGATGCCGACAGCAACGTTCCGCCGGAATTCAGTGAATCTTCTTACGATTTCACGATCAACGAAAATAGCTCGGTGAAGGATTCGGCTGGAATCGTTTCAGCCGTGGACAAGAATGCGGACGACATTCCAGAGTATTACATCTCCTCAGGCGATTCGAGTATCTTTGCCGTGGACGCTTCGACGGGAAAGATTACACTGAAAAAAGAAGTCCTCGATTACGAATCCAAGGATACGACTTATACGATTTATATCTGTGCGACGGATGGACAGTTGAATTCGGATCCTGTGAAGGTGACGATTCATGTGAAGGATGTGAACGAAAAGCCTAGCCTTTCGGATACGACCTTGACCGTGGCAGAAGATGCGGCAATCGGCGATACTGTTGGAACTCTCGAAGCGTTCGACCCGGATTCGTTGAATGTGAACTTCTCGACGATTACATACAAGATTATTTCTGCATCGGTTTCTAATTATTTTAAGATTGATTCCAAGACGGGTGTGATTACAGTTGCGAAGTCCTTGGATTACGAAAAGAATCCGACGTATGTTTTGACGGTCCAGGCTTCGGACGGCACCTATGCGGATACGGCGACGGTAACGATCCAGCTTTTGGAAGTGAATGAAGCTCCGATTGCCGAAGAAACCGTGGTAACGATTAAAGAAGAATGCGTCGGCTGCTCTGTGTCAAAGAAGGTGACGGCAAGCGATCCGGAAAATGATCCGCTCACGTACAAGATCATTTCGGATACAAGCAACGTCTTTATGATCGATTCGACGACGGGCATTATTTCGCTCCGCGACGCCGAACGTCTGGATTACGAAAAAGATTCCGTGTACACGGTGACGGTCTCGGTGACCGATCCGGATGGCCTTTCGGATACGACGACGGTAACGATTAAAGTGATTAACGCCGTGGAAGATGTGAAAATTATTCATGCGGAATCGGGAGATTCTTCTTGGACTGAGCCGGATACGATTTACACGAACAATCCGAAAGTTTATATCAAATGGACGACGCCTGACGGTGAAAAGGATAGCACAGTCGTGGTCAAGGAAGATAAGAATATCATCACGGTAAAATACCAGGATGGCTCGGACCAAATCGTAATCTATCTCAGCACGAAGATTCCGGTAGTGACTATCTCTGCTTCAAACGATACATCGGGACGTCCGAGCGGTGTAACAATCGTGGAACAGAAGGATGCAGATGATCCTGCAAGCTATGTCCGTTCCAATGCGACGATTGTGACGGTGAGCGTGGTGGATTCCTCGGGAGAAAAGACGCAGACCGCGAAGACGAGCTTTAAGGTAATCCTCGATACGGCAAGAGTTTCTGCGTCGAACATCAAGACGGCAGAACAGACAATCGGCAAGGTGAACCTGAAGGATGAAGCCGATCTTTCTTCGAAAGTGCAGGTAACGCATTCCGTGATCGGTGAAAACTTAATCCAGGTCAGCTATGACGATACGACTTCCGCGGGAACCGTAGTCAAGGTCTCTTACTATACCGATTCGAACGGCAAACGTTTGACCGATTCGAACGGCGAAGAATACTATGAAGTTTCGATGACGTTCAAGGATGCGGACGGTAAGGTTGTAACGCTCACCTATACGATCGATGCAACAGGAACGGTGAAAACCGATTCCGATGGCAATACGATCTATGCGGTCGGCTATACGTATGAAGCAAAGAGCTCGGACGGCAAGAAAGCTTACGACGTGAATGTTTCTTACACGATCAACTCGAAGGGAACGAAGACGAAGGATGAAGACGGAAATCTGATTTATGAAGTCAGCTACACTTACACCGATGTCTATGGAAATTCGGCGACGGCAACGGCAAAGGTCATTGTCGACACGATTCTTCCGAAGGTGAAAATCATGACTCCGGAAGATTCTACAGTCGTGAGCAACGTCTCGATCGAAGTCAAGTGGACCGTGGATGGTATTGAACAGGATACTTTGAATTATCAGGGCTTGAACGATGGCAAGAACTTGATCATTCGTACCTACCGCGACAAGGCGGGTAACGAAGCTTCGGATACGGTCGTGGTGATTCTCAAGGCGGGTAAGCTGATTACGATCAATATGGAAGAACCGCTCGTCTCTTCGGATCCGAAGGACGTGGAAAAGTTCACCTCCGTTTCGAACAGCGAAAAAGGAACCACTTATGCGTTGAGCGTAGTGAACGCGAAGACGGGTAAGGAAGAAGAAACACAGGCGGGATCTTCTAGCGGCGTTTCGGAAGGAACGGGCGAAGAACCGTACACGGGCCTCACGGGAAAACATCTCGGTGCAACGCTCAGCATTACAGCCCAGGCTCCGGCAATCGATGAAACGGGAACGCTTTCGACCTTGGAAAGCATCGTGGAAAATGGCTATGTCGCACTCGATAGCGGTGGCGGTTGGGACCGTACCACGACGACCGTCGAAGACTACGTGGAAAATTACTGCTCGACGGCATTCCAGAAGGCGTATGATTCCATTGGAACGGCGGCAAGCCTTTACACGACGACGATCAGCTTGAGAATTTGGCTCTTCTCCACGATCGGTGATTATGTAGCTGATTACAGCTTCTCTCAGAATATCACTCCGGATTACGTCGATAAGAGTGGCGCAATTCAGCTCTACTTTGAAATGAAGCCGGATGCGCAGGGTTACCTGAAGAATGCGGAAGGGCGTAAGCTCGGCACGGGCGCTTACATCTTCACCTCGGATGTGAAAATTCGCTCGGAACTCCAGTGCGAACTTCCGGATCGCAAGCAGGGTTACATTCGCAAGGATGATGACAGAATCCTCTCGAAGTGGGGCTACCGTCGTCCGAAGGATTAA
- a CDS encoding histidine phosphatase family protein yields the protein MILWTLRHTKPYNPNDVCYGQTDFDVSPSFAEEFPPAIQVLKEKCKATELYTSPLKRCYKLAEKASEALNLPAVKQDALKEIHYGAWENVKLSDVPKDQMNAWKADLRGFRFPGGGESFHDVDKRIGAFIKSIYGQKEVLFVSHAGVIAAIEHSICGLPDSQFVEAEFPYAMVTRFEIDLDENGKLKGSFETLYGGKQQPSLVDYIMSL from the coding sequence ATGATTCTTTGGACTCTTCGTCACACCAAGCCTTACAATCCGAACGACGTCTGCTACGGCCAAACGGATTTTGATGTTTCCCCTTCCTTTGCAGAAGAATTCCCTCCAGCGATTCAAGTCTTAAAAGAAAAGTGCAAGGCGACGGAACTTTACACAAGCCCGTTAAAGCGTTGTTACAAGCTTGCCGAAAAGGCTTCCGAAGCCCTGAACCTTCCCGCCGTCAAACAAGACGCTTTAAAGGAAATCCATTACGGGGCTTGGGAAAACGTCAAGCTTTCCGATGTTCCCAAAGACCAGATGAACGCCTGGAAGGCGGACCTCCGCGGGTTCCGTTTTCCGGGAGGCGGCGAATCCTTTCACGATGTCGACAAGCGCATCGGCGCATTCATCAAGAGCATTTACGGCCAAAAGGAAGTCCTTTTCGTTTCGCATGCAGGCGTGATCGCCGCAATCGAGCATTCCATTTGCGGACTTCCGGATTCCCAATTTGTAGAAGCGGAATTCCCTTATGCGATGGTGACCCGTTTCGAAATCGACCTCGACGAAAACGGCAAGCTCAAAGGTTCCTTTGAAACGCTCTACGGCGGCAAGCAACAGCCATCGCTCGTCGACTACATCATGAGCCTGTAA
- a CDS encoding DUF5683 domain-containing protein gives MLFFVWLLACAGVAVATDAKNVTADTAKVEKVQNRGEDPRTEEDEEDLEDAEDSAGVELEEPVKIAERGKTGVARIDSLQTYEWDVETEHNSLPLTMLFSLFPGGGQFYTGHYIRGGFITALELALAYEVFINKRYQKNRRFDQAKKFQDSVYTYSRKMLRNRDSLSYFQAKRNEYAEQIRTFSDHKIEEEDLRKSELTWMIGIHIYSIFDAYGIWVNNQGHSVEYRPVLGALLRSFVPGWGQMYNQEYGKAGLLYMGLLGASVSIYSRQNVINYYLDRKHALEKENPASESLDRINEQILYFRKNRNQYIWGVVLIYLYSIGDAVVDAMMSDFDSPAHFVLGPDFRGGLEASITLDF, from the coding sequence TTGCTTTTTTTTGTTTGGCTGCTTGCCTGTGCGGGTGTGGCTGTTGCCACCGATGCAAAGAATGTGACGGCGGACACGGCTAAAGTCGAAAAAGTGCAGAATCGGGGGGAAGATCCTCGGACGGAGGAAGACGAAGAAGATCTGGAAGATGCGGAAGATTCGGCTGGAGTCGAATTGGAAGAACCGGTGAAAATCGCGGAACGCGGAAAAACGGGCGTCGCCCGAATCGATTCCTTGCAGACCTACGAATGGGACGTGGAAACGGAACACAACTCGCTTCCGCTGACGATGCTCTTTAGTCTTTTTCCCGGCGGTGGACAGTTTTATACGGGACATTACATCCGCGGTGGATTCATCACGGCTCTTGAACTCGCTCTCGCTTACGAAGTGTTCATCAACAAGCGTTACCAAAAGAATCGCCGCTTTGACCAGGCAAAGAAATTCCAGGATTCCGTTTATACCTATTCCCGTAAAATGCTTCGCAATCGGGACAGCCTCTCGTATTTTCAGGCAAAACGGAACGAGTATGCGGAACAGATTCGCACGTTCAGCGACCATAAAATCGAAGAAGAAGATTTGCGCAAGTCCGAACTCACTTGGATGATCGGTATTCACATTTACAGCATCTTCGATGCTTACGGAATTTGGGTGAATAATCAGGGCCACAGCGTGGAATACCGCCCAGTGCTCGGCGCCTTGCTCCGTTCCTTTGTTCCGGGCTGGGGCCAGATGTACAATCAGGAATATGGCAAGGCGGGCCTTTTGTACATGGGACTTCTCGGCGCATCGGTCAGTATTTATTCGCGTCAGAACGTGATCAATTATTATTTGGACCGTAAGCATGCGCTCGAAAAGGAAAACCCTGCGAGTGAAAGCCTTGACCGCATTAATGAACAGATTCTTTACTTCCGCAAGAACCGCAACCAGTATATTTGGGGAGTCGTGTTAATTTATCTGTATTCGATTGGCGATGCCGTCGTCGATGCGATGATGAGCGATTTTGACAGCCCGGCGCATTTTGTGCTTGGACCGGACTTCCGGGGCGGTCTTGAAGCTTCGATAACTTTAGATTTTTAG